A genomic region of Nymphaea colorata isolate Beijing-Zhang1983 chromosome 2, ASM883128v2, whole genome shotgun sequence contains the following coding sequences:
- the LOC116249062 gene encoding BTB/POZ and TAZ domain-containing protein 1-like yields MESSGASPCRHSAESSLDDLLPEYYRSRENSGADVRIFTSGGPPILAHSSILASVSPVFENYMERFRRNGRLDRIPIMGVPREPVLAFLRFAYTSRFEEEEMKKYGFHLLVLAHAFSLPTLKRACIRALAESLTVANVVDVMQLARLCDAPHLYLKCLKLIANNFSGVAATEGWRFLQNNDPWLELEILQYLSESESREKRRVRKREEERVYLQLSEAMEALFHICTEGCKTIGPYEKELMGNNGGSGGNDGGVCRFSTCKHVERLIRHFASCERRVRGGCSNCKRMWQLLQLHSFVCDQPESCKVPLCRHFRMRMGSTGKRDEQILKDLATKIASAKAISCILSKKKRNQA; encoded by the exons ATGGAGTCGTCCGGTGCGTCGCCATGCCGGCATTCGGCCGAGTCCTCCCTCGACGACCTCTTGCCGGAGTACTACCGCTCCCGAGAGAATTCCGGCGCCGACGTCCGTATATTCACGTCGGGCGGACCACCGATCCTTGCCCACTCCTCCATTTTG GCGTCGGTGTCTCCGGTTTTCGAGAATTACATGGAAAGGTTTAGGAGAAACGGCAGGTTGGACAGAATTCCGATCATGGGCGTCCCCCGGGAACCGGTCCTCGCCTTTCTCCGATTCGCTTATACTTCGAG ATTCgaggaggaggagatgaagaagtACGGGTTTCATCTCCTGGTTCTGGCACACGCCTTTTCCCTGCCGACGCTAAAGAGGGCGTGCATCAGAGCCCTGGCCGAGTCGCTGACGGTTGCCAACGTCGTCGACGTTATGCAGCTGGCTCGCCTCTGCGACGCGCCTCACCTCTACCTCAAATGCTTGAAGCTCATCGCCAACAACTTCAGCGGCGTCGCCGCAACGGAGGGCTGGCGGTTCTTGCAGAATAATGACCCTTGGCTAGAGCTCGAAATCTTGCAGTATCTCTCAGAGTCTGAATCT agggagaagaggagggtccggaagagagaggaggaaaggGTCTACCTCCAACTAAGTGAAGCCATGGAGGCCCTGTTTCACATCTGCACAGAAGGGTGCAAGACGATCGGTCCCTACGAGAAGGAACTTATGGGAAACAATGGTGGTAGTGGCGGTAATGACGGTGGTGTTTGCAGATTTTCGACATGCAAGCACGTCGAGCGCCTCATTCGCCATTTTGCGAGCTGTGAGAGAAGGGTTCGAGGTGGATGCTCTAACTGCAAGCGGATGTGGCAGCTCCTGCAACTCCACTCCTTCGTCTGCGATCAACCTGAGTCTTGCAAGGTTCCTCTTTGCAG GCACTTCAGGATGAGAATGGGGTCGACCGGCAAGAGGGATGAACAGATCTTAAAGGACTTGGCAACCAAGATTGCGTCCGCAAAGGCAATTTCTTGCATtctttccaagaaaaaaaggaaccaagCGTGA
- the LOC116248309 gene encoding NDR1/HIN1-like protein 10, translated as MPQSGPQYSQQKTVETFSPDWLLMAIVLCLFIFVSVVLPAAFSIREPSGGNYYVENACLIEFNLTGKNLLQYNLKLDVSITNPNKKCHVYYQQLQASASYEGEIIASALLPTFRLEHKKTVVIHPAFGGQSAIGLDDLSVNEFMKQRSDGFFRINVEINAKMIESLGLLTTDEFSASIWCGLTIPLLPSNSSASGNGGFTRTECEVKTLI; from the coding sequence ATGCCTCAATCAGGGCCACAGTATTCCCAGCAAAAGACCGTCGAAACCTTTTCGCCTGACTGGTTGCTTATGGCGATTGTTTTGTGCCTCTTCATCTTCGTGAGCGTCGTCTTGCCCGCAGCTTTTTCCATTCGTGAGCCTTCTGGCGGGAATTACTACGTAGAGAATGCGTGCCTGATAGAGTTCAACTTAACCGGCAAAAATTTACTTCAATACAATCTCAAATTGGACGTTAGCATCACGAATCCGAACAAGAAGTGCCATGTCTACTATCAGCAGCTTCAGGCATCTGCAAGTTACGAGGGAGAAATTATTGCCTCGGCTTTACTGCCTACCTTCCGTCTGGAGCACAAGAAGACGGTCGTCATTCACCCCGCTTTTGGTGGGCAGTCTGCAATCGGGCTTGATGATCTGAGTGTCAATGAGTTCATGAAGCAGAGATCAGATGGTTTTTTCAGAATAAATGTTGAGATTAATGCCAAGATGATAGAGAGCCTTGGGCTGCTTACGACAGATGAGTTCTCTGCAAGCATTTGGTGTGGATTGACGATACCCCTGCTGCCGTCGAATAGCTCTGCCTCCGGAAATGGTGGATTCACAAGGACTGAGTGTGAAGTGAAAACCCTAATATGA
- the LOC116248308 gene encoding NDR1/HIN1-like protein 10 — protein MAESKPANFNGAYYAGPQGVQAPPQHPSQAYQSPGRRHRSCGLCCLLGTLLKLIIAIVVILGIAALVIWLVLRPTAIKFYVEDASLTQFNLTNANTLHYDLKLNVSIRNPNKKIGIDYDELDAAAYYEGERFGWVQLPGFYQGHKNTTTLQPVFRGQALMVLGDFIAGDFNEQKDSGFFYVDVKIKPKMRFKIGHLKTTKYNPKVWCYLMVPLNSKSSSSSGTGGFTRTKCHVHY, from the coding sequence ATGGCTGAATCCAAGCCGGCCAACTTTAATGGAGCCTATTACGCCGGTCCCCAAGGTGTCCAAGCCCCTCCCCAACACCCCTCACAAGCCTACCAAAGCCCCGGCCGCCGCCATCGCTCCTGCGGCCTCTGCTGCCTTCTAGGCACCTTACTCAAGCTCATCATCGCCATTGTTGTCATTCTCGGTATCGCCGCCCTCGTCATCTGGCTCGTTCTCCGGCCGACGGCCATCAAGTTCTACGTAGAAGATGCCTCCCTGACACAGTTCAACTTGACCAATGCGAACACTCTGCACTACGATCTCAAATTGAATGTCAGCATAAGGAACCCCAACAAGAAGATCGGGATTGACTACGACGAGCTCGACGCGGCGGCGTACTACGAAGGAGAGCGGTTCGGGTGGGTTCAGCTGCCTGGTTTCTATCAGGGGCATAAGAACACCACCACACTGCAGCCTGTCTTCAGGGGACAGGCTTTGATGGTTCTTGGGGACTTCATTGCTGGTGACTTCAATGAACAGAAGGACAGTGGGTTTTTCTACGTAGATGTCAAGATTAAACCCAAGATGAGGTTCAAAATTGGGCATTTGAAGACAACCAAGTACAATCCAAAGGTTTGGTGCTACTTGATGGTTCCATTGAACTCCAAAAGCTCTTCATCATCTGGAACTGGTGGCTTCACAAGAACCAAATGTCATGTGCACTATTAG